The genomic region CTCTGCCAGAATCTTCTTGAGGCGACTGTTCTCTTGCTCTAACAGCTTTAAGCGTTTGACATCGTCCGTACCCATATCGCCAAACTTCTTCCGCCAGATATAAATCGAGGGCTCACTCACCCCATGGCGTTTAGCCACCTCTGCAACTGGTGCTTTATCGGCCTCTTGCAATATCCGAACAATCTGCTCATCCGTAAATCGGGCTCTCTTCATGTACTACTCCTTTTAGTCAAGGAGGAGTCATTATCTCTAAATTAGTTTGGTCTGAAAATCCCAGGACAGGTCAGGTGCAGTAAGAGCTAGCGGCACAACTATATTGTGATGAAAGTTAGACGAACTATTTGAAAAGCTTTATATCAAGTTCAGCATGGAGAGATCACTAGATATGTTATTTTCTTGATCATGAGGCTATTTGCATAAAAATTTTCCCCTAGTTAGCATGCTTGATAGAGAAACTTTTGCAATACAAGTAGGCTTATAGATCAATACAATGAAACTGATGCTGCGAACCTGCATCTCTCAGGAGGCTTTGCATGAGAGATGCGGTCATTGAGAAAATAACTGAGTTAAATACCCTCTTAGTTTCAGGCTATTTTTTGTAGAATGCTTATCAAATGGGGGGTCTTAATATGTTGACTCACTACTCTAAAGGAGCCCGTGAAGCCATATATTTTAGCCCCTCGTTGAACATCATCAAAATATGATGTGAAGGTGTCATGTGCTATTACATTGACATGGGTTGGATCGCTATGAATCGCAGAATAGGGATAAACCGGTGTGTGCGAAAGAAAATAGCCATTCGGCTTTAGGGTCCGCCAAATCTCGTTCATTAGCTCTACAAAAGGAAACCGACGATTAGGCGCATAGATGACTCTTGGGATGTGCTCTAAGATATCGAATGCAGTGATGTAGTCAAATGCGTTGTCTTCAAAGGGGATAGGCTCAACGGATAAATCCGCACATTTAATCTTCCCCGAAGAGTTATCGCGTATATCAATGCCGTAAGCAAGTTCAGCATTGAATGGGTTTCGCGGGATTGAGCCGCAACCTATATCAAGTGAACTAGTTCCCTGGGCATCTAACTTTCCGTTAATTAGCCCCTTTAAGCATTGATCAACAGATTTAACCTTAGGCAAATCTATCAGGGAGCCCATAGATTTTATGCCTACTCTATAGATCTTAAAGATACGAGGAATTTTAAAAAGCATATTCATGAAGAGTTAGTCTGTTTCCGCTGAGTGTAGGCAAAACTTTTTTAAGGATGAGGCAGCATCTGCCAACACATACACAACAAGCTAAATGTATGTAATGTCACAGAATAACAGAACAAACCTGCATGAAAGTGTGCTTTTGTGATCCCCTCAGCCTAGAGCAATGAGAAGGCAATAAAAATATCAACTGCTTATTAAGTTAATGCCTCTAATGACTCATTAGTGATGTTTATGTCAGATTTAGAGGGCTCTTAGCAGCATTGCGCTGCGCCATTTACACCGATACCTTGTATCGACAATTCACAAAATAATCGCTAATCTATAAAAATCACCATGGATTAGAATGGATGGGAAATGACCATTGAAAGACTACCTACCTCTGTTGCACCAGTCATCCTTTGTGGTGGCTCTGGTACGCGTTTGTGGCCCTTATCGCGCTCAGGCTTCCCAAAGCAGTTTTTAGTGCTCTCTGGTGATGATTCGAGTCAGAGCTTATTTCAGCAGGCGATCACCCGCATTAATGCCATTGCCAGTCCAGAGATTAAATTGGGTTCAACCCTGATTGTGACCAATGAAGAGCACCGCTTTTTAGCTTTAGATCAAATACGAGAACTGAAGGGTATGCAAGCAACGTTCTTACTTGAGCCGGTTGGCCGTAATACAGCACCAGCACTGAGCTTGGCAGCACTACAAGCAGTCACTGCAAAGGGTGCTGAAGACCAAAGTCAGCAAGAGAGCGCTGATCCGATTTTGGTTATTACTCCAGCAGATCAAACCGTTCAGAATCCAGCAGCTTTTGTAAATGCCTTACAAGATTGTGTTGCAGTGGTGGCTGCAGACCAAGATAACAAGACGATCGCTATTTTGGGTATTACGCCAACTGCCCCTGAAACTGGCTATGGTTATATTCAGCGCAATAGTGCTAGAGGCAAAAACAATGAGTTTGCCGTAGCCCAGTTTGTTGAAAAACCTGATACTAAAACAGCACAAGCCTATTTGGCCGATGGCAACTATCTATGGAATAGCGGTATGTTTGTGCTGCGCGCCAGCACCTGGCTTGTGGCCTTAGAGCAATACCGCCCGGATATTGCTAGTGCTACTAAAGCAGCTTGGAATGCTAAAACCACAGATCAATCTGGCGAGGTCACTTTTGTGCGACCAGATAAAGTGCTGTTTACTGCAGTGCCCAGTGAGTCGATTGACTATGCGGTCATTGAAAAGTGTGCTGCTAGCGCTAGTAACCTCAATGGCTCAAAAGATGACGATGCATTCACTGTAAAAATGGTCGAGCTAGATGCTGGCTGGAATGATCTGGGCGCTTGGGATGCGGTGTGGCAAGTCGGCAATAAAGATGGCGAAGGTAATGTCACCAGTGGTGATACCTTAATTTCTAATACTACGAACTCTTTAGTGCATGCAAGCAGTCGCTTGGTCAGTGCTGTAGGTATTGATAATCTGGTCATTATTGAAACGGCTGACGCTGTTTTAGTTGCTGATCGAGCG from Polynucleobacter antarcticus harbors:
- a CDS encoding methyltransferase domain-containing protein; the protein is MGSLIDLPKVKSVDQCLKGLINGKLDAQGTSSLDIGCGSIPRNPFNAELAYGIDIRDNSSGKIKCADLSVEPIPFEDNAFDYITAFDILEHIPRVIYAPNRRFPFVELMNEIWRTLKPNGYFLSHTPVYPYSAIHSDPTHVNVIAHDTFTSYFDDVQRGAKIYGFTGSFRVVSQHIKTPHLISILQKIA
- a CDS encoding mannose-1-phosphate guanylyltransferase/mannose-6-phosphate isomerase; translation: MTIERLPTSVAPVILCGGSGTRLWPLSRSGFPKQFLVLSGDDSSQSLFQQAITRINAIASPEIKLGSTLIVTNEEHRFLALDQIRELKGMQATFLLEPVGRNTAPALSLAALQAVTAKGAEDQSQQESADPILVITPADQTVQNPAAFVNALQDCVAVVAADQDNKTIAILGITPTAPETGYGYIQRNSARGKNNEFAVAQFVEKPDTKTAQAYLADGNYLWNSGMFVLRASTWLVALEQYRPDIASATKAAWNAKTTDQSGEVTFVRPDKVLFTAVPSESIDYAVIEKCAASASNLNGSKDDDAFTVKMVELDAGWNDLGAWDAVWQVGNKDGEGNVTSGDTLISNTTNSLVHASSRLVSAVGIDNLVIIETADAVLVADRANSQDVKSIVSQLEAQKREEKNLHRKVARPWGWYDSVDEGERFKVKRIQVKPGASLSLQMHHHRAEHWIVVKGVAEITNGDQVLTLTENQSTYIPQGQTHRLANPGKEPLEIIEVQSGSYLGEDDIVRFEDTYGRS